A segment of the Mycobacterium intracellulare ATCC 13950 genome:
CTTGACGCAGGACTGCGCGCCACAGCCCGGCACATTCTGCTCGTCGATCGCATAGAGCACCGGCCGCAACGACATCGGCCAGCTCCACGGTTTCGATTCCCACGGGTGATAGTTGCCCGCCGCATTCGTCAGGCTCGCGTGGAATTGAAAAGCCTTGGCCGAGTAGTGCCACAGCGACCGGATCGCATCGGGTAACGGGATCAACGAATGCGGGCCGATCGTCTGGCCCACCTCGTGCCGATCGATGGCCGTCTCGGAGGCGAACCACGGGGCGTAGCTGGCCAGATACACCAGCACCGGAATCAGGCCCAGCGCATAGCCGGTGGGGATGAGGTCGCGTCGCAGCGTCCCCATCCAGGGCCGGTCGACCTGGTACTGGCGGCGCGCGGCCACGTCGAACGCCAGCGACATCACGCCGAAAAACACCACGAAGTAGAGGCCCGACCACTTTGTGCCGCATGCCAATCCGAGCAGCACCCCGGCGCCGAAGCGCCACCACCGCACACCCAGGCGTGGGCCCCACGCCGTGTCGGCATTGCGGCCCTGCAGCAGCGCGACGTGCATTCGTTGCCGCACCTCGTCGCGGTCGACGATCAACGCGCCGAACGCGGCGACCACGAAAAACGTCAGGATGCCGTCGAGCAGCGCGGTCCGCGAGGCGACGAAGCTGACGCCGTCGCAGATGACCAGCACCCCGGCGATCGCGCCGACCAGCGTCGACCGGCTGATCCGCCGGACGATCCGCATCACCAGCGCCACCATGACCACGCCGAGCAATGCGCCGGTGAACCGCCAGCCGACGCCGCTGTAGCCGAAGATCGCCTCGCCGATCGCGATGAGCTGCTTGCCCACCGGCGGGTGGACAACCAGACCGAACCCCGGATTGTCCTCCACCCCGTGGTTGTGCAGCGCCTGCCAAGCCTGCGGGGCGTAGTGCTTCTCGTCGAAGACCGGCGTGCCGGCATCGGTGGGCGAGCCCAGGTTCAGGAAGCGGGTCACCGCGGCCGCCACGGTGATCACGCCGGTCACCACCCAGCCGCGGACGTGATCGGTCGGACCGAAATCGGCCACCGGAACCCGCGGGCCCGGGCTGACGACCGGGACCACGCGCTCCTTTTCGACACCCTGGGCGTTCAAGGGGGATTCGCGGGGCGGGGCAGTCATCGGTGTCGATCGTAGGCTGTCGAGCATGACCACCGGCCGCCTGTTGCTGGGCGCGACCCCCTTGGGTCAGCCCTCGGACGCCTCGCCCCGCCTCCTGGACGCGCTGGCCACGGCCGACGTGGTGGCCGCCGAGGACACCCGCAGGGTCCGGATGTTGGCCACCGCCCTCGAGGTGAAGATCACCGGCCGGGTGATCAGCATGTTCGACCGGGTCGAGGCCACCCGGGTGGACCCGGTGCTCGAGGCGATCAGGGCGGGCGCGACCGTGCTGGTGGTCAGCGACGCCGGGATGC
Coding sequences within it:
- a CDS encoding dolichyl-phosphate-mannose--protein mannosyltransferase — translated: MVPVVSPGPRVPVADFGPTDHVRGWVVTGVITVAAAVTRFLNLGSPTDAGTPVFDEKHYAPQAWQALHNHGVEDNPGFGLVVHPPVGKQLIAIGEAIFGYSGVGWRFTGALLGVVMVALVMRIVRRISRSTLVGAIAGVLVICDGVSFVASRTALLDGILTFFVVAAFGALIVDRDEVRQRMHVALLQGRNADTAWGPRLGVRWWRFGAGVLLGLACGTKWSGLYFVVFFGVMSLAFDVAARRQYQVDRPWMGTLRRDLIPTGYALGLIPVLVYLASYAPWFASETAIDRHEVGQTIGPHSLIPLPDAIRSLWHYSAKAFQFHASLTNAAGNYHPWESKPWSWPMSLRPVLYAIDEQNVPGCGAQSCVKAEMLVGTPAMWWVAVPVLIFALWRMLVRRDWRYAAVLVGYCAGWLPWFANIDRQMYFFYAATMAPFLVMAIALICGDILYTPGAPARGPGVNSERRTLGLIAVCAYVALVVTNFAWLFPVLTGLPISQQTWNMEIWLPSWR